Proteins encoded in a region of the Bombyx mori chromosome 23, ASM3026992v2 genome:
- the LOC105842300 gene encoding uncharacterized protein LOC105842300 produces MFSITSCTFLCVFFVLWSPETCASDIPHLLLYSPGDVQYTDVLVKRVNDNLTLICELQGDNTKRRYVWNYVASDLGNVTDFKTPYTVDTLAPSNRSTLYKTELQISDSGHYMCSAPPFSVTKYIVVQNKGAVGCARGALSCGFRCVLPAYVCDGRTDCADAEDEHPLMCGENVCMRSDRLNCSDGRCVPAAACCGAPAALCRQPACCNEHPSYSRLEGPIEVEYPQVFDDRHAPDDYGFIQSTIYTVTACALIFMIAVVLLISAICKMHMKRAALRSYAHAERATRRHYSVHYAQTQRFPPCYEASRLLEDGRAASPAHSPHDSPARQNLQCNPGCPPAAELETRPGFGLASLSAIFSSRYRQVPLPPAEVEMNAIRASSTSSSIQNYRSPTYCDLQEELFASPESQATGRDLNYMAAPLELFRRRARSSLDRQRLTLQLGRFQLTLPFRDRRPDTPNVSEVDDEDTYTLNGRTIRLLGADLENYPVVSDGIARPPPYAEAVRYKLFGPPPEYLSREALNLRVDMEARTNVEMPPRYDDLASGASSDNQPRAPESNGVAPTLSSVIDDLPDIDNDAPGTASSLAPH; encoded by the exons atgttttcaataacatcttgtacatttttatgtgttttttttgtactcTGGAGTCCGGAAACAT GTGCATCAGACATACCACATCTGCTCCTGTACAGCCCAGGTGATGTTCAGTACACAGACGTCCTGGTTAAGAGAGTAAATGACAATTTGACCCTCATTTGTGAGCTGCAAGGGGACAACACAAAGAGGAGATATGTCTGGAACTATGTCGCTTCGGATCTGGGAAATGTCACAGATTTTAAAAC aCCATACACAGTGGACACATTAGCGCCGAGCAACAGGAGTACATTGTACAAAACAGAGCTCCAGATCTCGGACAGCGGTCATTACATGTGTTCGGCCCCACCATTCAGTGTTACCAAGTATATTGTTGTACAAAATAAAg GTGCTGTGGGCTGCGCCAGGGGGGCCCTCAGCTGCGGCTTCCGTTGCGTGCTGCCGGCCTACGTGTGCGACGGCCGCACGGACTGCGCCGACGCAGAAGACGAGCACCCCCTCATGTGCGGAGAGAACGTTTGCATGC GGTCGGACCGGCTGAACTGCTCGGACGGGCGCTGCGTGCCGGCCGCGGCGTGCTGCGGGGCGCCAGCCGCGCTGTGTCGCCAGCCGGCCTGTTGCAACGAGCACCCTTCCTACTCCAGGCTCGAGG GTCCTATTGAAGTGGAGTACCCTCAAGTGTTTGATGACAGACATGCTCCAGACGACTACGGCTTCATACAATCCACCATCTACACTGTGACCG CCTGCGCCTTGATCTTCATGATAGCGGTGGTGCTGCTGATATCGGCGATATGCAAGATGCACATGAAGCGGGCCGCCCTCCGGAGCTACGCCCACGCGGAGCGCGCCACCCGCCGCCACTACAGTGTCCACTACGCACAG ACCCAGCGCTTCCCGCCGTGCTACGAGGCGTCGCGTCTGCTGGAGGACGGGCGGGCCGCCTCCCCCGCGCACTCCCCGCACGACTCGCCCGCCAGACAGAACCTGCAG TGCAATCCCGGATGCCCTCCGGCCGCTGAGCTGGAGACCAGACCCGGCTTCGGGCTGGCGAGTCTGTCAGCCATCTTCTCGTCTAGATACAGACAG GTCCCACTCCCCCCCGCCGAAGTGGAGATGAACGCGATCAGGGCCTCCTCGACCAGCTCCAGCATCCAAAACTACCGGAGCCCCACGTACTGCGACCTCCAAGAGGAGCTGTTCGCGAGCCCAGAGTCTCAGGCCACGGGCAGGGACCTCAACTACATGGCCGCCCCGCTGGAACTGTTCCGCAGACGAGCGAGGAGCTCGCTAGACCGACAGCGCCTGACGTTGCAGCTGGGCCGGTTCCAGTTGACGCTACCCTTCCGGGACCGGAGACCGGACACGCCCAACGTTTCTGAAGTCGACGACGAGGACACGTACACGCTCAACGGCAGGACCATCCGGCTGCTGGGCGCCGACCTGGAGAACTACCCGGTCGTTTCAGACGGCATCGCGAGGCCGCCGCCCTACGCGGAGGCGGTTCGCTACAAGCTCTTCGGGCCGCCGCCAGAGTACCTCAGCAGGGAAGCGCTGAATCTTAGGGTCGATATGGAGGCGAGGACCAACGTGGAGATGCCGCCGCGCTACGACGATCTAGCGTCGGGCGCCTCCTCCGACAACCAACCGCGAGCCCCGGAGAGTAACGGAGTCGCCCCCACCCTGAGCTCGGTCATCGACGACCTGCCGGATATCGACAATGACGCGCCCGGCACTGCCTCCTCTCTGGCGCCGCACTAG
- the LOC101736990 gene encoding acidic fibroblast growth factor intracellular-binding protein isoform X2: protein MYTEVDVFVSNYTLIDPEIYQLWIEGCSSSEAVSTLHQRGAAKHLGTSVELIASDVLDHYRTFALLERLLTVPSKLTEQMIFQLDEQTKHMLIEKYYDLDDAVIRELLGRKLSSRHRKDLDEVAERSGAPLRCCRRQFDNVRRVFKAVEEMPGNVVANIRSTFLLSDPLAKKYGAVVFIACMRFETAKRKLQYLSFNDFYHCAQAIMGSWTYCCTGPEYYDTEMDREFLLELRELRILLDKEKEHKHLICMKLKPKLLEKSYQELELNFRLYTRALVGLACNLHRGRELRSLFIDLLEREADLKNVWERYMRVISQCLLTMYHI, encoded by the exons atgtacacaGAAGTTGATGTATTCGTTAGTAATTATACACTGATCGATCCTGAAATATACCAGTTATGGATCGAGGGTTGCTCAT CTAGTGAAGCAGTGTCAACTCTGCATCAGCGTGGTGCAGCCAAACATTTAGGAACATCTGTAGAGCTGATAGCCAGCGATGTACTCGATCATTACAG AACTTTTGCATTGCTTGAGAGGCTGCTCACGGTACCATCAAAGTTGACAGAGCAAATGATCTTCCAGCTGGACGAACAGACGAAACACATGCTCATAGAGAA ATATTATGACCTGGATGATGCAGTCATAAGAGAGTTGCTTGGAAGGAAGTTATCCTCCAGACACAGAAAAGATTTAGATGAG GTGGCGGAACGCTCGGGCGCGCCTCTGCGATGCTGTCGTCGTCAGTTCGACAACGTGCGTAGAGTGTTCAAGGCAGTGGAAGAGATGCCCGGAAACGTGGTCGCCAATATAAGAAGCACATTCTTGCTGTCCGACCCGCTCGCGAA GAAGTACGGGGCGGTGGTGTTCATAGCCTGCATGAGGTTCGAGACGGCGAAACGGAAGCTGCAATATTTATCCTTCAACGATTTCTATCATTGCGCCCAG GCCATAATGGGCAGCTGGACGTACTGTTGCACCGGACCGGAGTACTACGACACGGAGATGGACCGCGAGTTCCTGCTTGAGCTGCGCGAGCTGAGGATCCTGCTGGACAAGGAGAAGGAGCACAAGCA TTTGATATGCATGAAGTTAAAGCCTAAACTGCTGGAGAAGTCGTATCAGGAGTTGGAGCTGAACTTCAG GCTGTACACGCGCGCGCTGGTGGGGCTCGCCTGCAACCTCCACCGCGGCCGGGAGCTCCGATCTCTCTTCATTGACCTCTTAGAAAG gGAAGCCGACTTGAAAAACGTCTGGGAACGATACATGCGCGTCATAAGTCAATGCTTACTGACCATGTACCATATCTAG
- the LOC101736990 gene encoding acidic fibroblast growth factor intracellular-binding protein isoform X1 — protein MYTEVDVFVSNYTLIDPEIYQLWIEGCSSSEAVSTLHQRGAAKHLGTSVELIASDVLDHYRTFALLERLLTVPSKLTEQMIFQLDEQTKHMLIEKYYDLDDAVIRELLGRKLSSRHRKDLDEVAERSGAPLRCCRRQFDNVRRVFKAVEEMPGNVVANIRSTFLLSDPLAKKYGAVVFIACMRFETAKRKLQYLSFNDFYHCAQAIMGSWTYCCTGPEYYDTEMDREFLLELRELRILLDKEKEHKHLICMKLKPKLLEKSYQELELNFRLYTRALVGLACNLHRGRELRSLFIDLLERCVEPLRLGGWPRTDLAQFLSAYEHCALQMDVLREADLKNVWERYMRVISQCLLTMYHI, from the exons atgtacacaGAAGTTGATGTATTCGTTAGTAATTATACACTGATCGATCCTGAAATATACCAGTTATGGATCGAGGGTTGCTCAT CTAGTGAAGCAGTGTCAACTCTGCATCAGCGTGGTGCAGCCAAACATTTAGGAACATCTGTAGAGCTGATAGCCAGCGATGTACTCGATCATTACAG AACTTTTGCATTGCTTGAGAGGCTGCTCACGGTACCATCAAAGTTGACAGAGCAAATGATCTTCCAGCTGGACGAACAGACGAAACACATGCTCATAGAGAA ATATTATGACCTGGATGATGCAGTCATAAGAGAGTTGCTTGGAAGGAAGTTATCCTCCAGACACAGAAAAGATTTAGATGAG GTGGCGGAACGCTCGGGCGCGCCTCTGCGATGCTGTCGTCGTCAGTTCGACAACGTGCGTAGAGTGTTCAAGGCAGTGGAAGAGATGCCCGGAAACGTGGTCGCCAATATAAGAAGCACATTCTTGCTGTCCGACCCGCTCGCGAA GAAGTACGGGGCGGTGGTGTTCATAGCCTGCATGAGGTTCGAGACGGCGAAACGGAAGCTGCAATATTTATCCTTCAACGATTTCTATCATTGCGCCCAG GCCATAATGGGCAGCTGGACGTACTGTTGCACCGGACCGGAGTACTACGACACGGAGATGGACCGCGAGTTCCTGCTTGAGCTGCGCGAGCTGAGGATCCTGCTGGACAAGGAGAAGGAGCACAAGCA TTTGATATGCATGAAGTTAAAGCCTAAACTGCTGGAGAAGTCGTATCAGGAGTTGGAGCTGAACTTCAG GCTGTACACGCGCGCGCTGGTGGGGCTCGCCTGCAACCTCCACCGCGGCCGGGAGCTCCGATCTCTCTTCATTGACCTCTTAGAAAG GTGCGTGGAGCCCCTGCGGCTAGGCGGGTGGCCTCGCACGGACCTGGCGCAGTTCCTGTCGGCCTACGAGCATTGCGCGCTCCAGATGGACGTGCTCAG gGAAGCCGACTTGAAAAACGTCTGGGAACGATACATGCGCGTCATAAGTCAATGCTTACTGACCATGTACCATATCTAG